GCAGCCGCCGCTTGCCCTGGGCGAGCGCCGTGCGCAGGCCGCGGCGCTTGCCGGTGACCGGGTCGATCGTCGGGGTGGTGTTGCCGCCGAACCGGCGTTCCGAGGCGGTCTCGGGGGCGTCGTCGGCGGTGTGGCGCAGGTACTTGTTCGGCAGCGAGAGCTTCAGGATGGTGCGCCAGGCCTTGAAGTACTGCACCGGCAGCGAGCCGGTGGTGTAGGGCAGGTCGTACTTGTCGCACAGCTCGCGCACCCGCACCGCGATATCGGCGTACCGGTTGCTCGGCAGGTCCGGGAACAGGTGGTGCTCGATCTGGTGGCTGAGGTTGCCGGTCATGAAGTGCATGAGCGGACCACCGGAGATGTTGGCGCTGCCGAGCATCTGGCGCAGGTACCACTGGGCCTGCGTCTCGTTGTCGATGTCCTCCTTGGTGAACTTCTCCGCGCCGTCGGGGAAGTGGCCGCAGAAGATCACCGCGTTGGACCAGACGTTGCGAATCATGTTGGCGGCCAGGTTCGCCGTGAGCGTCGATTTCCAGGCCGGGCCGGTGAGCGCCGGGAAGATCACGTAGTCCTTGAGGACCTGCTTGCCGACCTTGTTGATCACCTCGCGGCGCTTGCGCTCGAACTCCGCGCGCTCGGGCGTGCCCGGCTTGTAGCGCCCGGCGGCCAGCTTGCCCAGCTCCAGATGCTGGATGGCCACGCCGTATTCGAACATCAGCTGCAGGATCAGGTTGTAGACCGGGTTGCCGAGGTTGAACGGCTTCCACCGCTGATCGCGGGTGACCCGCAGCAGCCCGTAGCCGATGTCGTCGTCCATGCCGAGGACGTTGGTGTACTTGTGGTGCAGGTAGTTGTGGGTGTGCTTCCAGTGCTTGGACGGGCCGGTGTTGTCCCACTCCCACGAGGTCGAGTGGATCTCCGGGTCGTTCATCCAGTCCCACTGCCCGTGCATGACATTGTGGCCGATCTCCATGTTCTCGATGATCTTGGCCACGCCGAGCAGGGCGGTTCCGGCGAGCCACGCCGGACGGAAGGGACTGGCGAAAAGGATGGCGCGACCGCTGATCTCGAGGCCGCGCTGCAGCCTGATGACATTGCGGATGTAGCGCGCGTCCGATTCGCCGCGTGAACTCTCGATTTCCCGTCGGATCGCGTCGAACTCCGCACCCAGGGCCTCCACATCGGCCTCGGTGAGGTGTGCGTACTCCTTGACATCCGAGATCGCCATGCCGGTTACACTACCGTAAGTTACGAGACCGTAGGTTGTGACGTCTGTGGTAAATCCCGCATTGCGATTGTGATCGGCGAATGATAATTCAGGCCGGGCGGCCGCGCATCCCGAAGCCGCCCAGGCGGATCCGGCCGCGCCCGCGCCGATTCGCCCGGCGCGTCGCCTGCTCCTCGCGTGCCTTGTCGCGCAGCGCGGTGCCCGCCTCGCGCAGCGCCGCGCGCTCGTGAGCGGCCTTGTCCTTCAGCGCCCGCTTGGCCTCGCGCAACACCTCTTTCTCGTGGCGCGCCTTCTCCTCGAGGGCGATCTTCGCCTCGTGCAGTGCCGAGCGCAGGCCGCGCCGCTTGCCGGTCACCGGATCGGTGATCAGCCGGTTGTGCTCGCCCCATCGCTCGGTGTGCGGCAACGTGATTCCGATGAACTTGCGCTCGGAGGAGGTCTCCGGGGCATCGTCGGCGGTGCGCTTGAGGAAGCGGTCCGGCAGGGCCAGCTTGTGGATGGTGCGGAAGGCCAGCAGGTACTGCTTGCCCAGCGAGCCGGTGGTGTAGGGCAGGTCGTACTTGTCGCACAACTCGCGCACCCGCTCGGCGATCTCCGGGTACCGGTTGCTCGGCAGATCGGGGAACAGGTGGTGCTCGATCTGATAGCAGAGATTGCCGCTCATGAACGCCATCGCCGGGCCCGCCTTGAAATTGGCACTGCCCAGCATCTGGCGCAGATACCACTCTGCGGGTGTCTCGTCCTCGAGCTGTTCGATGGTGAATTTCTCCGCGCCGTCGGGGAAATGGCCGCAGAAGATCACCGCGTAGGCCCACAGGTTGCGGATCAGGTTGGCGGTGGCGTTCGCCTTCAGCGTCGACTTCCAGGCCGGGCCGGTGAGCGCGGGGTAGATCACGAAATCCTTGGCGACCTGGCGGCCGATCTTGCGCGCGAAATCACGATTGGGCTTGGAGCGCAGTTCCCACGCCGGGGTGCCGGTCAGAACCTTCTCGATGCTCCAGTCGTGCAGCGCGATGCCCCACTCGAAGGTGGCCGCCAGCACCAGGTTGGCCAGCGGCTGCACCAGGTGGATCGGGCGCCACGGCTCGTCCCTGGTCATCCGCAGGATGCCGAAGCCGAGATCCTCGTCCTTGCCCAGGACGTTGGTGTAGGTGTGGTGGGAGTAGTTGTGCGCGCGCCGCCACTGCGCCGACGGGCCCGTCATGTCCCATTCCCAAGTGGTGGAATGTATTTCGGGGTCGTTCATCCAGTCCCACTGGCCGTGGCTGACGTTGTGGCCCAGCTCCATGTTCTCGATGATCTTGGCGACCGAGAGCAGGGCGGTGCCGGTGAGCCAGGCCCACCGGTTGCGGCTGCCGAAGAGCACCGCGCGACCGGCCACCTCCAGGCCGCGCTGGGCCGCGATGGTGCGGCGGATGTACTTCGCGTCACGCTCGCCGCGCGAGAGCTCGATCGAGCGGCGCACGGAGTCGAGTTCGTGCCCGAGCGCCTCGATGTCGGCGTCGGTGAGGTGGGAAAATGCCTGGATATCGGTGATGGCCACCGCCAGTCCCTTCTGTGGCTGGACGTTGCTGTCGAGGGTACGCGCCGCTCAGACGTCGAGGGTGCAGTCACCGGCCGCGGCGGAGATGCAGGTCTGCACCTTGTCGCCCTCGCGGCGCTCCTCGCCGTTGCGCAGATCGCGCGCGTGCCCGGAAGCCACTGTCACCACGCAGGTCTGGCAGATGCCCATGCGGCAGCCGAACGGCATCTGTACGCCCACCTGCTCGCCCGCCTCCAGCAGGCTGGTCGCACCGTCCACCTCGATGCTGCGCCCGGTCTTGCCGAAGGTCACCGTGCCGCCCTCGCCGACCGCCGAGCGTTCCACCTCGAACCGCTCCACGTGCAGCCGATCCGAGAGGCCGGCGGCCTGCCAGTGCTGTTCGATCTCGTCGAGCAGCCCCGCGGGGCCGCACGCCCAGGTCTCGCGCTCGCGCCAGTCCGGGAACTTCGTGTCCAGGTCGGCGAGCGCGAACTTGCCGTGCTCGCCGGTCAGGTGCAGGTGCGAGGTGAAGCCGGGCCGGCGCTCGTGCAGGGCGCGCAACTCGGCGCCGAACATCACGTCCTGCTCGGTGCGCGCGGAATGCAGGTGCACCACGTCGGGCATGCCACCGCGCCGGTCCATCGCGCGCAGCATCGACATCACCGGGGTGATGCCGCTCCCTGCGGTGAGGAAGAGCACCTTGGGCGGCGGCGGGGAGGGCATCACGAAGCCGCCCTGGGGCGCCTGCAACCGCACGATGGTGCCCGGTGCGACACCGCCGACCAGGTGGCTGGACAGGAAGCCCTCGGGCATCGCCTTCACCGCGATGGAGATGACCTTCTTGCCGCCGTGCTCGGGCGAGCTCCAGTCCGGCGGGCAGGTCAGCGAGTACGACCGCCAGTGCCAGCGCCCGTCCACCAGCAGACCGATGCCGATGTACTGGCCGGGCTGGTACTTGAAGTCGAAACCCCACCCCGGCTTGATCACGATGGTGGCCGAGTCCGCGGTCTCCTTGCGCACGTCGATGATGCGACCGCGCAGCTCGCGCGCCGACCACAGCGGATTGGCCAGGTGCAGGTAGTCGTCGGGCAGCAGCGGCGTGGTCACCCGCGCGACGGCGCCGCGCAACACGTTGAGCCGACCTCCGCGCTCGGCGACACTCGCCGCCGGAGCCTCCAGCCAGTCACGGACATTCTTCAGGACCATCGGTGCCGTTTCGTCTTTCTGTTCGTCCAGCCGCTCGTCGTCGGCCCCGTCCCCAGCCAGGTTACGGCATCGTAGGTTACGCGGCGTTGTGGTCGTTCGCAGCAGCTACACGGTCCCGTTCAGAGCAGGTCCAACAGGAACGGCAGCTCCTGGGGCGCGTACCAGGCCAACTGGTGGTCCTCGGCGTCACCCAGCACGAACTCCGCGTCGGGGTCGCCCAGATCCGCGGCATCGATCACATCGACGGCCTTGGCCACCGCCGGCTCGGCCTCGGCCAGGTCGACGTGGACCGAGGCGATCCGGTCGTAACCGACCGGGCCGGCGAGCTTGACCACCGCGTCGTCCAGGTCCGGGCGCAGCTTGGCCCCGGTCACGTCCGCGGCCACCACCGCGCGCCGGTACACCGGGCTGCCGGGGGCGTCGCCGGACCCGTCCTCGGGCGCCTCGGCGGCGTCCTCGCGCTCGGCGGCCAGCAGGCGCAGCGCGGCCCGCGCGGCCTCGCCCATCGCCACCTCGGCCAGTTCCTCGTCGTCACCGGAGGCGTAGGCCTCGCGCAGCGCCGGGGTGACGGCGAAGGCGGTGCCGCCGAACGGGAAGATCTCGCGCTCGGTGACCAGGCGGCGCAGCATCGGCACCGTCGCGGGCAGGTAGACGCGCAGGGTGTTCTTCTCAGGCGCAGGCACCGAGCATCTCCTCCAAGGATTCGTGCACCGCGGCGGCCAGTACGCCGATGTCGGCCATCGCGTCGCGATCACCGTTGAGCCCGTAGAAGACGCGTCCGTCGTAGGACGTGATCCCGATGCTCGAGGCCTGATTGCGCAGCAGTGGCGACACCGGATACATCTCCAGCATCCGCGCGCCGCCGATGTACATCGGCTGCTGCGGACCCGGTGCGTTGGTGATCACCAGATTGAACGTGTGCTCTGCGAACGTACTCGCCGCCCGCACACTCATCGCATGCAGGCTCGCTGGTGCGAATCCGGCCAGGTGCACCAGGGTGCGGGCGCGCACCCCGCGGTGGTGCCTGCCGTTGGCCTCGGTGGCGTGCGAGATGTGCGACAGCCGCATCACCGGATTCGGCTCGCCGACCGGCAGGTCGATGAGGAACGAGGACACCTCGCTGGCCGGGGCGACGCGGTCGGCTCCGTCGTCGTCGACATAGACCGACATCGGCACCACCGCGCGCAGCGTGCTCGATTCCAGCAGGCCCTCGCCGCGCGAGAGCAGCCAATTGCGCAGCGCGCCGGTCACCACCGCCAGGATGACGTCGTTGATCGAGCAGTCGAACCGCTTGCGGATGCTGCGGTGGTCGGCCAGATCGGTGCGCGCCACATCGAAGCGGCGGTGCCGCGAGGTGGGTGCGTTGAGCGGACTGTGTGGTGCGCCCGCGGCCACCGAACGCACCGCCGAGACGACCGAGTCCACCGCCCGGCCCGCCGCGCCGACCATCGCGAACGCCTGCGCGCTCGACTCGCGGACCACCGTCACCGCCTCACGCGGTGTGGCGGCCAGCCGCGACAGCGCGCCGAGCAGCAACTCCATGTCGGTGGGTTCGCGCGGTGGCTCCCAGGCGAAATCGGCCAGCTCGCGCGGCGAGGGGCTGGTGTCGAGGATGACGTGGCCGATCTCGAGCGCCTCGTCGCCGTCGACCAGTGCCGAATGGCTCTTGGTGAAGATCGCGCTGCGGCCACCGGCCAGGCCCTCGATCAGGTACATCTCCCACAGCGGCCTGCTCTGGTCCAGCGGGCGCGACGCCAGGCGGGCCACCAGCTCGTGCAGCTGCTCCTCGGTGCCCGGGCTCGGCAGCGCGGAGCGGCGGATGTGATAGGTGATGTCGAAGCGGCTGTCCTCCACCCACACCGGCCTGCCCAGCGCCAGCGGCACCTCCCGCACCTTGCGCCGGTAGCGGGGGACCAGCGGGAGCCTGCTCTCCACCAGGTCGACCAGGCGGTCGTAGTCGAGGTCGTCGCCGGATTCGGGGCTGGCGAGGATCGCGAGGGAGCCGATGTGGATCGGATTGCTGCTCGACTCGAGCCGGTAGAACGCCGCGTCCTGCGGCGTCAGTCTCGTGATCACGCTGCCCGATGCTCCTTCCGATGCCGTGCCACGCCTGATCCGCGCACACCGTCACCGCGTACACCGTCACCAGGGCCCGCTGTGGTGGCATGATGCTCCGATTCGATCACAGCGAGCACCCGCCTGCATAGCACTGCGCGCGATCGGCCGGACCGCCGGGCGAGCCCCGGTCCGGCGCGCCCCACGCCCACCGAGGGTACGGTGAGAAACGGGCCGCCCGCGTGGTCGACGCTGGTCACCCGCGCCCGGCGCGGCGACGCGACTACGATGAACCCGTGCTGCGGATTCCGCCGTGCCCGGCGGAGACCTGTAGGGGGGCCAAGTTGACACACCGACCAGAGGACTGAAAAGACCCGTGCCTGCGCTGACACTGACGAGGTTGCTACGGATTGGTGAGGGTCGCACGGTCAAGCGGCTCGCCCATCTCGCCGACGAGGTCCTCGCGCTCGGCTCGGACTACGAGCAGCTCACCGACGCCGAACTCCGCGCGAAGACCGACGAGTTCAAGCAGCGTTACGCCGACGGTGAGACCCTCGACGACCTGCTGCTCGAGGCCTTCGCCGTGGCCAGGGAGGCGTCCTGGCGGGTGCTCAACCAGAAGCACTACAAGGTCCAGGTCATGGGTGGCGCCGCGCTGCACCTGGGCAACATCGCCGAGATGAAGACCGGTGAGGGCAAGACCCTGACCTGTGTGCTTCCCGCCTACCTCAACGCGCTCTCCGGCGACGGCGTGCACGTGGTGACCGTCAACGACTACCTGGCCAAGCGCGACGCCGAGTGGATGGGCCGCGTGCACCGCTTCCTCGGCCTCGAGGTCGGGGTGATCCTCGGCGGCATGACCCCGCCGCAGCGCCGCGTCGCCTACGCCGCCGACATCACCTACGGCACCAACAACGAGTTCGGCTTCGACTACCTGCGCGACAACATGGCGCATTCGCTGGACGACCTGGTGCAGCGCGGCCACAACTTCGCCGTGGTCGACGAGGTCGACTCCATCCTCATCGACGAGGCCAGGACGCCGCTGATCATCTCCGGCCCCGCCGACGCCTC
This sequence is a window from Nocardia farcinica. Protein-coding genes within it:
- a CDS encoding fatty acid desaturase family protein encodes the protein MAISDVKEYAHLTEADVEALGAEFDAIRREIESSRGESDARYIRNVIRLQRGLEISGRAILFASPFRPAWLAGTALLGVAKIIENMEIGHNVMHGQWDWMNDPEIHSTSWEWDNTGPSKHWKHTHNYLHHKYTNVLGMDDDIGYGLLRVTRDQRWKPFNLGNPVYNLILQLMFEYGVAIQHLELGKLAAGRYKPGTPERAEFERKRREVINKVGKQVLKDYVIFPALTGPAWKSTLTANLAANMIRNVWSNAVIFCGHFPDGAEKFTKEDIDNETQAQWYLRQMLGSANISGGPLMHFMTGNLSHQIEHHLFPDLPSNRYADIAVRVRELCDKYDLPYTTGSLPVQYFKAWRTILKLSLPNKYLRHTADDAPETASERRFGGNTTPTIDPVTGKRRGLRTALAQGKRRLRRRAVTA
- a CDS encoding fatty acid desaturase family protein, whose amino-acid sequence is MAITDIQAFSHLTDADIEALGHELDSVRRSIELSRGERDAKYIRRTIAAQRGLEVAGRAVLFGSRNRWAWLTGTALLSVAKIIENMELGHNVSHGQWDWMNDPEIHSTTWEWDMTGPSAQWRRAHNYSHHTYTNVLGKDEDLGFGILRMTRDEPWRPIHLVQPLANLVLAATFEWGIALHDWSIEKVLTGTPAWELRSKPNRDFARKIGRQVAKDFVIYPALTGPAWKSTLKANATANLIRNLWAYAVIFCGHFPDGAEKFTIEQLEDETPAEWYLRQMLGSANFKAGPAMAFMSGNLCYQIEHHLFPDLPSNRYPEIAERVRELCDKYDLPYTTGSLGKQYLLAFRTIHKLALPDRFLKRTADDAPETSSERKFIGITLPHTERWGEHNRLITDPVTGKRRGLRSALHEAKIALEEKARHEKEVLREAKRALKDKAAHERAALREAGTALRDKAREEQATRRANRRGRGRIRLGGFGMRGRPA
- a CDS encoding ferredoxin reductase, with translation MVLKNVRDWLEAPAASVAERGGRLNVLRGAVARVTTPLLPDDYLHLANPLWSARELRGRIIDVRKETADSATIVIKPGWGFDFKYQPGQYIGIGLLVDGRWHWRSYSLTCPPDWSSPEHGGKKVISIAVKAMPEGFLSSHLVGGVAPGTIVRLQAPQGGFVMPSPPPPKVLFLTAGSGITPVMSMLRAMDRRGGMPDVVHLHSARTEQDVMFGAELRALHERRPGFTSHLHLTGEHGKFALADLDTKFPDWRERETWACGPAGLLDEIEQHWQAAGLSDRLHVERFEVERSAVGEGGTVTFGKTGRSIEVDGATSLLEAGEQVGVQMPFGCRMGICQTCVVTVASGHARDLRNGEERREGDKVQTCISAAAGDCTLDV
- a CDS encoding DUF6912 family protein — translated: MLRRLVTEREIFPFGGTAFAVTPALREAYASGDDEELAEVAMGEAARAALRLLAAEREDAAEAPEDGSGDAPGSPVYRRAVVAADVTGAKLRPDLDDAVVKLAGPVGYDRIASVHVDLAEAEPAVAKAVDVIDAADLGDPDAEFVLGDAEDHQLAWYAPQELPFLLDLL
- a CDS encoding WS/DGAT/MGAT family O-acyltransferase, encoding MITRLTPQDAAFYRLESSSNPIHIGSLAILASPESGDDLDYDRLVDLVESRLPLVPRYRRKVREVPLALGRPVWVEDSRFDITYHIRRSALPSPGTEEQLHELVARLASRPLDQSRPLWEMYLIEGLAGGRSAIFTKSHSALVDGDEALEIGHVILDTSPSPRELADFAWEPPREPTDMELLLGALSRLAATPREAVTVVRESSAQAFAMVGAAGRAVDSVVSAVRSVAAGAPHSPLNAPTSRHRRFDVARTDLADHRSIRKRFDCSINDVILAVVTGALRNWLLSRGEGLLESSTLRAVVPMSVYVDDDGADRVAPASEVSSFLIDLPVGEPNPVMRLSHISHATEANGRHHRGVRARTLVHLAGFAPASLHAMSVRAASTFAEHTFNLVITNAPGPQQPMYIGGARMLEMYPVSPLLRNQASSIGITSYDGRVFYGLNGDRDAMADIGVLAAAVHESLEEMLGACA